One genomic segment of Ricinus communis isolate WT05 ecotype wild-type chromosome 5, ASM1957865v1, whole genome shotgun sequence includes these proteins:
- the LOC8268682 gene encoding V-type proton ATPase subunit D: MSGQGQRLNVVPTVTMLAVVKARLIGATRGHALLKKKSDALTVQFRQILKKIVSTKESMGEIMKASSFALTEAKYVAGENVKHVVLENVQNASLKVRSRQENVAGVKLPKFEYFTESDTKNDLTGLARGGQQVQACRAAYVKSIEVLVELASLQTSFLTLDEAIKTTNRRVNALENVVKPRLENTISYIKGELDELEREDFFRLKKIQGYKKREIERQLAAAKQFAEEQFAEKISLQKGISLKSAHNMLSAAMEKDEDIIF, encoded by the coding sequence ATGTCAGGCCAAGGCCAACGCTTGAATGTAGTTCCCACAGTGACGATGCTTGCAGTAGTAAAAGCTCGCCTTATTGGTGCTACAAGAGGTCATGCTCTTCTCAAGAAGAAGAGTGATGCTTTAACTGTGCAGTTCCgtcaaattcttaaaaagaTTGTCTCTACTAAAGAATCCATGGGAGAGATCATGAAGGCCTCCTCGTTTGCTCTAACTGAAGCAAAGTATGTTGCTGGTGAGAATGTTAAGCATGTTGTCCTTGAGAATGTCCAGAATGCATCCCTTAAAGTTCGATCTCGGCAAGAAAATGTTGCTGGTGTGAAGTTGCCTAAGTTCGAGTATTTCACTGAAAGTGATACCAAGAATGACCTTACTGGATTAGCCAGAGGTGGCCAACAAGTTCAGGCCTGTCGTGCTGCTTATGTAAAATCTATTGAGGTTCTAGTTGAGCTTGCTTCACTTCAGACATCATTCTTAACACTTGATGAGGCAATTAAGACAACAAATCGTCGGGTTAATGCTCTGGAGAATGTTGTGAAGCCTAGACTGGAGAACACAATTAGTTACATTAAAGGGGAGCTGGATGAGCTTGAAAGGGAGGATTTCTTCAGGCTAAAGAAGATACAAGGTTACAAGAAGAGGGAAATTGAGAGACAGCTTGCAGCTGCCAAGCAGTTTGCTGAGGAACAGTTTGCTGAGAAAATTTCTTTGCAGAAAGGAATTTCCCTAAAATCAGCTCACAATATGTTGTCTGCTGCAATGGAGAAGGATGAGGACATTATTTTCTGA
- the LOC8268683 gene encoding citrate synthase, glyoxysomal — protein sequence MSKSDSSIAARGRLAVLTAHLAAATCLDAATISLEANCVSAQVPPPGNLQGSLTVVDERSGKKYKIPVSENGTVKSSDFKKITTGKNEDKGLKLYDPGYLNTAPVKSSISYIDGDEGILRYRGYPIEELAESSTFVEVAYLIMYGNLPSASQLADWEFAISQHSAVPQGILDIIQAMPHDAHPMGVLVSAMSALSIFHPDANPALRGQEIYKSKQVRDKQIARILGKAPTIAAAAYLRLAGRPPVLPSSNLSYAENFLYMLDSLGNRSYRPNPRLARVLDILFILHAEHEMNCSTAAARHLASSGVDVYTALAGAVGALYGPLHGGANEAVLKMLNEIGTVDNIPDFIEGVKNRKRKMSGFGHRVYKNYDPRAKVIKKLAEEVFSIVGRDPLIEVAIALEKAALSDEYFVRRKLYPNVDFYSGLIYRAMGFPTEFFPVLFAIPRMAGYLAHWRESLDDPDTKIMRPQQVYTGEWLRHYMPIKERMQAGNIDQLGQVSVSNASKRRLAGSGL from the exons atgtcaaaatCAGATTCATCTATAGCAGCTCGAGGGCGGTTAGCCGTGCTCACAGCTCATCTAGCGGCGGCTACTTGTCTCGACGCAGCTACGATATCTCTAGAGGCAAACTGCGTATCAGCTCAGGTGCCTCCTCCTGGTAACCTCCAGGGATCATTAACCGTCGTTGATGAAAGAAGCGGTAAGAAATACAAAATTCCCGTATCTGAAAACGGCACCGTCAAATCCTCTGATTTCAAGAAG ATAACAACAGGAAAGAATGAGGATAAGGGGCTGAAGCTATATGATCCAGGGTATTTGAATACAGCTCCAGTTAAGtcatcaatttcttatattgatggAGATGAGGGCATTCTCAGATATAGAGGCTACCCAATTGAGGAGTTAGCTGAGAGTAGTACTTTCGTGGAAGTTGCTTATCTCATCA tgTATGGAAATTTGCCATCTGCAAGTCAGCTGGCAGACTGGGAATTTGCTATTTCTCAGCATTCGGCTGTTCCGCAGGGCATTTTG GATATTATACAGGCGATGCCTCATGATGCACACCCAATGGGCGTCCTAGTCAGTGCAATGAGTGCTCTTTCCATCTTTCATCCTGATGCTAATCCAGCTCTTAGA GGGCAAGAAATCTACAAGTCCAAACAAGTCAGAGACAAACAAATTGCACGTATTCTTGGAAAG GCCCCAACCATTGCCGCTGCTGCTTATCTGAGGTTGGCAGGCAGGCCTCCAGTTCTCCCCTCCAGCAACCTTTCTTATGCTGAGAATTTCTTATACATGCTAGATTCATT AGGCAATCGATCATATAGACCTAATCCTCGACTTGCTCGAGTTCTAGATATACTTTTCATACTGCATGCAGAACATGAAATGAATTGCTCCACTGCTGCTGCCCGACATCTTGCATCAAG TGGTGTTGATGTGTACACTGCCCTTGCTGGGGCTGTTGGGGCACTGTATGGTCCTCTTCATGGTGGAGCAAATGAG GCTGTGCTTAAGATGCTGAATGAGATTGGAACTGTTGACAACATTCCAGATTTCATTGAGGGTGTAAAAAACAG GAAGCGAAAAATGTCAGGTTTTGGGCATCGGGTGTACAAAAACTATGACCCCAGAGCAAAAGTCATTAAGAAACTAGCAGAGGAAGTATTTTCTATCGTTGGCCGAGATCCTCTTATTGAG GTAGCAATTGCTTTGGAGAAGGCTGCCTTGTCTGATGAGTACTTTGTTAGGAGGAAGCTGTATCCAAATGTTGATTTCTACTCTGGACTAATATATAG AGCAATGGGATTCCCAACAGAGTTCTTCCCTGTCTTATTTGCAATTCCTCGAATGGCTGGTTACTTAGCACACTGGCGAGAGTCGCTCGATGATCCTGATACAAAGATAATGAGGCCACAACAG GTCTATACTGGAGAATGGCTTCGACACTATATGCCAATCAAGGAAAGGATGCAAGCAGGCAACATAGATCAGCTTGGACAAGTGTCCGTTTCTAATGCCTCCAAGCGACGACTTGCTGGATCTGGGTTATAA